A single genomic interval of Zingiber officinale cultivar Zhangliang chromosome 4A, Zo_v1.1, whole genome shotgun sequence harbors:
- the LOC121971699 gene encoding pentatricopeptide repeat-containing protein At5g24830-like, with protein sequence MPAIRACLAASEACLAAGQPRAGCDTPRFLIAFCLPGYLAPSQQPHQHLLDSQLINHPVMASYSTSLLIVASEKFHHTIRTICSDLRNMHLVQETCNFVSRFFSQAADLFNHQRGFEQSLSVVESQDDELTIDEPCRVSIKGWITKGGKQNRSKHNYDPPAVFNVLDTVVVHTMERLKKLRESITIVSRDNLYEGISNVMSFETDDCALIRTLCTEGKVLVAFWLHNALIMKRVAPDLHTYNFLINGLCKTGDLSNATWLLDAMKNMGVFPNHITYNTLIGGYCCWDSVDRALDLVSSMIQSGVRPNVVTYNILVHALCNRGLLDDATKLLTNILKEHESANIVTSTILMDGHIKKGDTMQAHNIWAETSREGIKVDQIAYNVLVNGFCLMDNMKLAYRYISEMLKKGFVPDVITYNTVMSGLFKSGFVAEACDVYHKMSLSGVLADRISHRLIVRGLCQQGDVLQAAMILGEMLNHAIVPEPHIWNLIIDGYGRFGNIANAYSVKNMMIATGVTPNIFTFNALIHAEIKGGKLKHALMLKKEMLNYGLVPDVVTFNLFISAACNMGYTHLARKLIHEMLSRGYQPDIISYTELIRGLCLKGKIQEAQQVFKKVQESGIVIDHVPFHILIKSYSKAGMLVEALDLYEKMTEKGLVGRYSTYNSLFIALRKGGYLMEASQVYERMDKLLQHRCLYGQL encoded by the exons ATGCCCGCGATCAGGGCTTGTCTCGCGGCCAGCGAAGCTTGCCTAGCGGCGGGTCAACCTCGGGCCGGGTGTGACACCCCTCGCTTTCTCATTGCATTTTGCCTTCCAGGTTACCTTGCCCCCAGTCAACAACCCCATCAACATCTCCTTGACAGCCAGCTCATCAACCATCCAGTGATGGCTAGTTATTCGACTTCTCTT CTGATCGTGGCTAGCGAGAAGTTCCATCATACTATTCGGACAATTTGCTCTGATCTCAGAAATATGCACCTTGTTCAAGAAACCTGTAATTTCGTCTCCCGATTCTTCTCACAGGCAGCTGATTTATTCAATCACCAGAG GGGTTTTGAGCAATCACTTTCTGTTGTTGAAAGCCAAGATGATGAACTGACAATTGATGAACCATGCAGAGTTAGTATTAAAGGATGGATCACAAAAGGAGGCAAGCAAAATCGTTCTAAGCATAATTATGACCCACCTGCTGTTTTCAATGTGCTGGATACAGTAGTTGTGCATACTATGGAGAGACTGAAAAAATTAAG GGAAAGCATTACAATTGTCAGTAGAGATAACTTGTATGAAGGCATTAGCAATGTTATGAGTTTTGAAACTGATGATTGTGCATTAATTAGGACATTGTGCACTGAAGGAAAAGTTTTAGTTGCCTTTTGGCTCCATAATGCATTAATTATGAAAAGGGTTGCTCCAGATCTGCACACATACAACTTCCTAATTAATGGGCTTTGTAAGACTGGTGACTTATCTAATGCAACTTGGCTTCTTGATGCTATGAAGAATATGGGTGTATTTCCTAATCATATTACATACAATACCCTAATTGGTGGTTATTGTTGTTGGGATAGTGTGGACAGGGCTCTTGATCTTGTCTCTTCCATGATACAGAGTGGAGTAAGACCTAATGTAGTTACTTACAATATACTTGTTCATGCTTTGTGCAATAGAGGTCTTTTGGATGATGCAACAAAACTTCTCACAAATATACTAAAGGAGCATGAGTCTGCAAATATAGTGACATCAACAATACTCATGGATGGACACATCAAAAAGGGTGATACAATGCAGGCACACAATATTTGGGCTGAAACATCGAGAGAAGGTATCAAAGTTGATCAAATTGCATATAATGTTTTGGTTAATGGattttgtttgatggataataTGAAACTTGCTTATAGATATATTTCGGAAATGCTCAAAAAGGGTTTTGTTCCAGATGTGATTACCTATAATACTGTTATGAGTGGTCTATTTAAAAGTGGGTTTGTTGCTGAAGCTTGTGATGTATACCATAAGATGTCTCTTTCTGGTGTTTTGGCTGACAGAATCTCACACAGGTTAATTGTTAGAGGTCTTTGTCAGCAGGGAGATGTCTTACAGGCCGCAATGATTTTGGGAGAAATGTTAAATCATGCTATAGTCCCTGAGCCTCATATTTGGAATCTGATCATCGATGGCTATGGAAGATTTGGCAATATTGCCAATGCTTATTCAGTTAAAAATATGATGATTGCGACAGGTGTGACTCCAAACATCTTCACATTTAATGCACTTATCCACGCTGAAATCAAAGGAGGGAAATTAAAGCATGCTTTAATGCTGAAGAAGGAGATGCTCAATTATGGGCTTGTTCCTGATGTTGTTACTTTTAACTTGTTTATTAGTGCTGCATGCAATATGGGTTATACTCATTTAGCCAGAAAACTGATCCATGAAATGTTGAGCAGAGGGTATCAACCTGATATAATTAGTTATACAGAATTGATTAGAGGTCTTTGTTTAAAGGGAAAAATCCAGGAAGCTCAACAAGTTTTCAAGAAGGTACAGGAATCTGGCATAGTCATCGATCATGTGCCATTTCATATTCTTATTAAATCGTATTCAAAGGCTGGAATGCTGGTTGAAGCTCTTGATCTCTATGAGAAAATGACTGAAAAAGGTTTAGTGGGTCGTTATTCTACGTACAATTCCTTATTTATTGCACTTCGAAAGGGAGGATATCTCATGGAAGCAAGCCAAGTATATGAACGAATGGATAAACTTCTGCAGCATAGAT GTTTGTATGGCCAACTATGA
- the LOC121971698 gene encoding 18.1 kDa class I heat shock protein-like: MSIVRRSNIFDPFSLDVFDPFQGFPFDAFRSLAERQPGFVDETSAFANTRIDWKETPEAHVFQADLPGLKKEEVKVEVEEGRVLQISGERTKEQEEKKDKWHRVERSSGKFLRRFRLPENAKVDQVKASMENGVLTVTIPKEEVKKPEVKSIEISG, encoded by the coding sequence ATGTCGATCGTGAGGCGCAGCAACATCTTTGACCCTTTCTCCCTCGACGTCTTCGATCCTTTCCAAGGCTTCCCCTTCGACGCCTTCCGATCCCTAGCCGAGAGGCAACCCGGCTTCGTCGATGAAACCTCCGCCTTCGCCAACACCCGCATCGACTGGAAGGAGACTCCCGAGGCGCACGTGTTCCAGGCGGACCTCCCCGGCCTCAAAAAAGAGGAGGTgaaggtggaggtggaggaaggCCGGGTCCTCCAGATCAGCGGCGAGCGCACCAAggaacaagaggagaagaaggacaaGTGGCACCGCGTGGAGCGCAGCAGCGGCAAGTTCCTGCGCCGCTTCCGCCTTCCGGAGAACGCCAAGGTGGATCAGGTGAAGGCGAGCATGGAGAACGGCGTGCTGACGGTCACGATCCCTAAAGAGGAGGTGAAGAAGCCGGAGGTGAAGTCCATCGAGATCTCCGGCTGA
- the LOC121971700 gene encoding 18.1 kDa class I heat shock protein-like produces MSIVRRSNIFDPFSLDVFDPFQGFPFDAFRSLAERQPGFVDETSAFANTRIDWKETPEAHVFQADLPGLKKEEVKVEVEEGRVLQISGERTKEQEEKKDKWHRVERSSGKFLRRFRLPENAKVDQVKASMENGVLTVTIPKEEVKKPEVKSIEISG; encoded by the coding sequence ATGTCGATCGTGAGGCGCAGCAACATCTTCGACCCTTTCTCCCTCGACGTCTTCGATCCTTTCCAAGGCTTCCCCTTTGATGCCTTCCGATCCCTAGCCGAGAGGCAACCCGGCTTCGTCGATGAAACCTCCGCCTTCGCCAACACCCGCATCGACTGGAAGGAGACTCCAGAGGCGCACGTGTTCCAGGCGGACCTCCCCGGCCTCAAAAAAGAGGAGGTgaaggtggaggtggaggaaggCCGGGTCCTCCAGATCAGCGGCGAGCGCACCAAggaacaagaggagaagaaggacaaGTGGCACCGCGTGGAGCGCAGCAGCGGCAAGTTCCTGCGCCGCTTCCGACTTCCGGAGAACGCCAAGGTGGATCAGGTTAAAGCGAGCATGGAGAACGGCGTGCTGACGGTGACGATCCCTAAGGAGGAGGTGAAGAAGCCGGAGGTGAAGTCCATCGAGATCTCCGGCTGA
- the LOC121973796 gene encoding 16.9 kDa class I heat shock protein 2-like produces the protein MSIVRRSNIFDPFSLDVFDPFEGFPFDAFRSLAGTRPSFFVDETSAFANTRVDWKETPEAHVFKADLPGVKKEEVKVEVEEGRVLQISGERAKEREEKEDKWRRVERSSGKFLRRFRLPENAKMDQVKASMENGVLTVTIPKVEVKKAPEVKSVEISG, from the coding sequence ATGTCGATCGTGAGGCGCAGCAACATTTTCGACCCTTTCTCTCTCGACGTCTTCGATCCTTTCGAAGGCTTCCCCTTCGACGCCTTCCGCTCCCTCGCCGGGACGCGCCCAAGCTTCTTCGTGGACGAAACTTCCGCATTCGCCAACACCCGCGTCGACTGGAAGGAGACTCCCGAGGCGCACGTGTTCAAGGCGGATCTCCCCGGCGTCAAGAAGGAGGAGGTgaaggtggaggtggaggaaggGCGGGTACTCCAGATCAGCGGCGAGCGCGCCAAGGaacgagaggagaaggaggacaAGTGGCGCCGCGTGGAGCGCAGCAGCGGCAAGTTCCTGCGCCGATTCCGCCTGCCGGAGAACGCCAAGATGGACCAGGTGAAGGCGAGCATGGAGAACGGCGTGCTGACGGTGACGATCCCTAAGGTGGAGGTGAAGAAGGCGCCGGAGGTTAAGTCCGTCGAGATCTCCGGATGA